The Carassius carassius chromosome 34, fCarCar2.1, whole genome shotgun sequence genome has a segment encoding these proteins:
- the LOC132114716 gene encoding TGF-beta-activated kinase 1 and MAP3K7-binding protein 3-like, producing MAQGGPQLDYLILQDLKQRFPEIPEKVVSQCLLQNNNNLDLCCHLLAQESNRYLYEEYHSPDDLHLNRNHMLRISVGYPATEGAKNSAGGRALVHSSSDGHIEHPRSGFHEPLSAPATMAPSPGFNPFFINDQGRSNIPTPPPSIQGVSPTYHPVPRYMTPITVTLSQNIPSAPQALQIPPGVYCNSGNTVYMRPSPSQSPQPTPWSSSGTSVYQQSPYATPTYQSPYSSPQHQVQQPPQVFLPISPPTLPGLSYQQTPVSHRPFMSSKVPMKNHIEITLEGQRSRSNSPVHAPQGTLYMANSPSPSSPSRAISMTGPPGASIHQGMYVHQGVARPRPASSPQPASSAFIKIKVSPGQAQRSSSSPPVETESLLNIVDQGERHGAPPPILPISALPGNISSQINRMPRRFSSGSDDYAYTQALLLHQRARMERLMKELMLERQKLEQLKKEVNEMEFDALQRRFRRVNSTSLIPRPEDMTRIRSQNRQLQIDIDCTLKETDLMQSRGKFDVRTMNNFYDNIQPGPVVPPRVKTPVVQRDEDFEGAQWNCESCTFLNHPALHRCEQCEMPRNT from the exons ATGGCGCAGGGAGGGCCTCAGTTGGACTACCTCATACTGCAGGACCTCAAACAGCGCTTCCCAGAGATTCCAGAGAAAGTAGTGTCTCAGTGCCTTCTTCAG AACAACAATAACCTGGACCTCTGCTGCCATCTGTTGGCTCAGGAGAGTAATAGATACCTGTATGAGGAGTACCACAGCCCAGATGACTTGCACTTAAACCGGAACCACATGCTGCGCATTAGTGTGGGTTACCCTGCTACTGAAGGGGCTAAAAATAGTGCTGGTGGCCGAGCTTTGGTCCACAGTTCCAGCGATGGGCACATCGAGCATCCTCGAAGTGGTTTCCATGAGCCCCTCTCTGCCCCCGCTACTATGGCGCCATCACCCGGCTTTAACCCCTTCTTCATTAACGATCAAGGACGCTCAAACATCCCCACCCCTCCACCCAGCATCCAAGGCGTGTCGCCCACATACCACCCTGTCCCACGATACATGACTCCTATAACAGTTACCCTATCCCAGAACATCCCCTCTGCCCCACAAGCACTGCAGATACCCCCTGGTGTCTATTGTAACAGTGGGAACACGGTGTACATGCGTCCCTCACCGTCTCAAAGTCCTCAACCCACTCCCTGGTCCTCATCTGGGACATCTGTGTACCAGCAGTCTCCTTATGCTACTCCGACATACCAGTCTCCTTACAGCTCTCCCCAACATCAGGTCCAGCAGCCGCCTCAGGTGTTTCTGCCCATAAGTCCCCCGACCCTCCCTGGGCTGTCCTATCAGCAGACGCCAGTTTCCCACAGGCCTTTTATGTCCTCCAAAGTCCCTATGAAGAACCATATAGAGATCACACTGGAGGGACAACGATCACGGAGCAACTCACCTGTACATGCTCCGCAGGGAACACTCTATATGGCCAACAGCCCTTCCCCAAGTTCCCCATCCCGGGCCATTAGTATGACCGGACCCCCCGGGGCCTCCATTCATCAAGGAATGTATGTCCACCAGGGTGTGGCAAGGCCCCGGCCCGCATCCTCTCCTCAGCCGGCCAGCTCTGCGTTCATCAAGATCAAAGTGTCCCCTGGACAGGCACAGCGTTCCTCAAGCTCTCCACCAGTTGAGACAGAATCCCTCCTCAATATAGTGGACCAGGGCGAGCGCCACGGTGCACCTCCTCCGATCCTACCCATCTCTGCCCTGCCAGGGAACATCTCCAGTCAGATAAACCGCATGCCTAGACGATTCAGCTCCGGCTCGGATGACTATGCATATACTCAAG CACTGCTCCTGCACCAGCGTGCTCGGATGGAGCGTCTGATGAAAGAACTCATGCTGGAGCGGCAGAAACTGGAGCAGCTGAAGAAGGAAGTGAATGAAATGGAATTTGACGCCCTGCAGAGACGCTTCAGACGGGTGAACAGCACCAGCCTGATCCCTCGG CCTGAAGATATGACCAGAATTCGGTCGCAAAACAGACAACTCCAGATTGACATCGATTGCACCTTAAAGGAGACAGACCTGATGCAGTCTCGAG gCAAGTTTGACGTGAGAACCATGAACAACTTTTATGATAATATTCAGCCTGGTCCTGTTGTACCTCCAAGAG TTAAGACTCCGGTCGTGCAAAGGGACGAGGATTTCGAGGGTGCTCAGTGGAACTGTGAAAGCTGCACTTTTCTTAACCACCCTGCGCTGCACCGCTGTGAACAGTGTGAGATGCCACGCAACACTTGA